A single window of Ficedula albicollis isolate OC2 chromosome 8, FicAlb1.5, whole genome shotgun sequence DNA harbors:
- the SMG7 gene encoding protein SMG7 isoform X2, whose protein sequence is MTDSKLGPAEVWTSRQALQDLYQKMLVTDLEYALDKKVEQDLWNHAFKNQITTLQGQAKNRANPNRSEVQANLSLFLEAASGFYTQLLQELCTVFNVDLPCRVKSSQLGIISNKQPHTSAIVKPQSSSCSYICQHCLVHLGDIARYRNQTSQAESYYRHAAQLVPSNGQPYNQLAILASSKGDHLTTIFYYCRSIAVKFPFPAASTNLQKALSKALESRDEVKTRWSVSDFIKAFIKFHGHVYLSKSLEKLNPLREKLEEQFKRLLFQKAFNSQQLVHITVINLFQLHHLRDFSNETEQHSYSQDEQLCWTQLLALFMSFLGVLCKCPLQNDYQEDSGAAYPLPAVKVSMDWLKLRPSVFQEAVVDERRYIWPWLISLLNSFQPHEEDLSSNNATPLPEEFELQGFLALRPSFRNLDFSKGHQAITGDKEGQQRRIRQQRLIFTGKWIADNQPRLIQCENEVGKLLFVTEIPELLLEDPSEAKESLTLQETSMAEPLCADGSPGLKSVLSSGRSLSNSCDAGEKPMVTFKENIKPREMNREQGRIYPPKDIARERRDFSKGIVANKNDGKKDNNKRKNETKKCGLDKMQEAGKQNVAVQVKSQTEMRKTPVSEARKTPVTQTPSQASSSQFIPIHHPGAFPPLPSRPGFPPPTYVVPPPVAFSMSTGYTFPGGVSVPGTFLQPTAHSPAGNQVQGGKQSHIPYSQQRPSGPGPMTQGPQQTQPPSQQPLSSLPAQATAQSASQLQVQALAQQQQQQSPTKAVQGLGKSPPHHSGFQQYPQTDSSKQLWNPPQVQGSLGKIMSVKQPYYLQAQDPLKLFEQSLQPPVMQQQPLEKKMKPFPMEPYNQNPSDVKVADYYWDSSYSMTDNRVMSQQSNLDRRGKRQGVFRSEQDAVSRMTFEKSLLEKPSELMSQSSSFLSLSGFSLNQERYPNNSMFNEVYGKNMNTSTKTEVTPSVAHQETSLYSLFEGTPWSPSLPASSDHSTPASQSPHSSNPSSLPSSPPTHNHNSVPFSNFGPIGTPDNRERRVADRWKTDKPAMGGFGLDYLPTTSSSSESSWHQSSAPSGTWAVQGPPAMEDSSAVLMESLKSIWSSSMMHPGPSALEQLLMQQKQKQQRGQGAMNPPH, encoded by the exons ATGACAG ATTCAAAGCTGGGTCCAGCAGAAGTCTGGACATCCAGACAGGCTCTACAGGACTTGTATCAAAAAATGCTAGTAACTGATCTGGAATACGCTTTAGACAAAAAAGTGGAGCAGGACCT ttggaATCATGCCTTTAAAAATCAGATCACAACACTCCAGGGTCAGGCGAAAAACAGAGCCAATCCGAATCGGAGCGAAGTTCAGGCGAacctttctctgtttttagAGGCAGCTAGTGGCTTCTACACACAG TTACTACAGGAATTGTGCACAGTTTTTAACGTAGACCTGCCGTGCCGCGTGAAGTCTTCCCAGCTGGGGATCATTAGCAATAAACAGCCGCACACCAGCGCCATCGTGAAGCCgcagtccagctcctgctcctacatctgccagcactgccttgtCCACCTGGGAGATATTG CTCGCTATAGGAATCAGACCAGCCAGGCAGAGTCTTACTATAGACATGCAGCTCAGCTTGTCCCTTCTAATG GTCAGCCTTATAATCAGTTGGCTATCCTAGCTTCCTCCAAAGGAGACCACTTGACCACAATTTTCTACTACTGCAGAAGCATTGCTGTGAagtttcctttcccagctgcctccaCTAACCTACAAAAAGCACTTTCTAAAGCACTGGAAAG TCGTGATGAGGTGAAGACTCGATGGAGCGTGTCTGATTTCATCAAGGCATTTATTAAATTTCATGGCCATGTGTACCTGAGTAAGAGCTTGGAGAAGCTGAACCCTCTTCGAGAAAAGCTGGAAGAACAGTTCAAG AGGTTGCTGTTCCAGAAGGCCTTCAACTCTCAGCAGTTAGTCCATATTACTGTGATCAACCTGTTCCAACTGCACCACTTGCGAGACTTCAGCAACgaaacagagcagcacagctacagccaggatgagcagctctgctggacacagctcctggctctctTCA TGTCATTTCTTGGAGTTCTGTGCAAGTGTCCTTTACAAAATGACTACCAGGAGGACTCTGGGGCTGCATATCCTCTTCCAGCTGTGAAGGTTTCGATGGACTGGCTGAAACTTAGGCCCAGTGTTTTCCAGGAGGCAGTGGTTGATGAAAGACGGTA cATATGGCCCTGGCTGATCTCTCTTCTAAATAGTTTCCAGCCTCATGAAGAAGATCTATCCAGTAATAATG CAACCCCCCTTCCAGAAGAATTTGAGTTGCAAGGATTCCTGGCTCTGAGACCCTCGTTCAG GAACTTGGATTTTTCCAAAGGCCACCAGGCAATTACAGGGGATAAAGAAGGGCAGCAACGTCGGATACGGCAACAGCGCCTGATCTTCACAGGCAAATGGATTGCTGATAACCAGCCAAG GTTGATTCAGTGTGAAAATGAGGTAGGAAAGCTCCTGTTTGTGACAGAAATCCCGGAGCTCTTACTGGAGGACCCTAGTGAAGCCAAAGAGAGTCTCACCTTGCAGGAGACATCCATGGCAGAGCCACTGTGTGCTGATGGGAGCCCTGGACTCAAATCAGTGCTGTCCTCTGGCAGAAGCCTGAGCAACAGCTGCGATGCAGGAGAAAAGCCAATGGTCACTTTCAAAGAGAACATCAAGCCCCGGGAGATGAACAGAGAGCAAGGACGCATCTACCCCCCAAAGGACATAGCGAGGGAGAGACGGGACTTTAGCAAAGGCATAGTAGCAAATAAGAATGATGGGAAGAAGGAtaacaataaaagaaagaatgagaCCAAGAAATGTGGCTTGGATAAGATGCAGgaagcaggaaagcagaatGTGGCAGTTCAG GTGAAATCCCAGACAGAGATGAGGAAGACTCCGGTGTCTGAAGCCAGGAAAACACCTGTAACTCAGACTCCAAGTCAGGCCAGCAGTTCCCAGTTCATCCCTATTCATCACCCAGGagccttccctccccttcccagccGGCCAG gatttcctcCTCCAACCTATGTTGTCCCCCCTCCTGTGGCTTTCTCCATGAGCACGGGGTACACCTTCCCGGGTGGCGTTTCTGTCCCAGGAACCTTTCTCCAGCCCACAGCTCACTCGCCTGCAGGAAACCAGGTGCAAGGTGGGAAACAGTCCCACATTCCTTACAGCCAGCAACGGCCCTCTGGACCAGGGCCAATGACCCAGGGACCTCAGCAAACACAACCTCCTTCCCAGCAACCCCTCTCATCTTTACCAGCTCAGGCAACAGCACAGTCCGCAAGCCAGTTACAGGTCCAAGctctggcccagcagcagcagcaacagtcCCCCACGAAAGCTGTGCAGGGCCTGGGGAAGAGCCCACCACACCACTCCGGATTCCAGCAG TATCCACAGACAGACTCATCGAAGCAGCTCTGGAACCCCCCTCAAGTCCAAGGCTCCCTGGGGAAGATCATGTCTGTAAAGCAGCCCTATTACCTGCAGGCCCAGGACCCCCTCAAGCTCTTTGAACAGTCATTACAGCCTCCTGTGATGCAACAGCAacctttggagaaaaaaatgaagcctTTCCCAATGGAGCCATATAACCAGAACCCCTCAGATGTCAAGGTGGCGGATTATTACTGGGACTCTTCCTATAGCATGACGGACAACAGGGTGATGAGCCAGCAGTCGAACCTGGACCGCAGGGGGAAGCGGCAGGGAGTCTTCCGCTCCGAGCAGGACGCTGTCTCCAGGATGACCTTTGAG AAGTCGCTGCTGGAAAAACCATCAGAATTGATGTCTCAGTCATCATCTTTCCTGTCCCTCAGTGGCTTTTCTCTAAATCAG gaaagatATCCAAACAACAGCATGTTCAATGAGGTATATGGAAAAAACATGAATACCAGCACAAAAACAGAAGTCACCCCTTCAGTTGCCCATCAGGAGACTTCACTCTATTCTCTCTTTGAAGGGACTCCATGGTCTCCATCCCTTCCAGCCAGCTCAG ATCATTCAACACCAGCCAGCCAGTCTCCTCACTCCTCCAACCCCAGCAGCTTGCCAAGCTCCCCTCCAACCCATAACCACAACTCTGTTCCTTTCTCCAACTTCGGGCCCATTGGGACTCCAGACAACAGAGAGAGGAGAGTCGCAGACCGCTGGAAAACAGATAAGCCAG CAATGGGAGGGTTTGGTCTGGACTATCTCCCAACAACATCATCCTCTTCGGAGAGCAGCTGGCACCAgtccagtgctcccagtggTACCTGGGCAGTCCAAGGCCCTCCTGCCATGGAGGACTCCTCAGCTGTGCTCATGGAGAGCCTAAAG TCCATCTGGTCCAGTTCCATGATGCACCCCGGCCCCTcggccctggagcagctgttgatgcagcagaagcagaagcagcagcgCGGACAAGGCGCCATGAATCCGCCGCATTGA
- the SMG7 gene encoding protein SMG7 isoform X1, producing the protein MTDSKLGPAEVWTSRQALQDLYQKMLVTDLEYALDKKVEQDLWNHAFKNQITTLQGQAKNRANPNRSEVQANLSLFLEAASGFYTQLLQELCTVFNVDLPCRVKSSQLGIISNKQPHTSAIVKPQSSSCSYICQHCLVHLGDIARYRNQTSQAESYYRHAAQLVPSNGQPYNQLAILASSKGDHLTTIFYYCRSIAVKFPFPAASTNLQKALSKALESRDEVKTRWSVSDFIKAFIKFHGHVYLSKSLEKLNPLREKLEEQFKRLLFQKAFNSQQLVHITVINLFQLHHLRDFSNETEQHSYSQDEQLCWTQLLALFMSFLGVLCKCPLQNDYQEDSGAAYPLPAVKVSMDWLKLRPSVFQEAVVDERRYIWPWLISLLNSFQPHEEDLSSNNATPLPEEFELQGFLALRPSFRNLDFSKGHQAITGDKEGQQRRIRQQRLIFTGKWIADNQPRLIQCENEVGKLLFVTEIPELLLEDPSEAKESLTLQETSMAEPLCADGSPGLKSVLSSGRSLSNSCDAGEKPMVTFKENIKPREMNREQGRIYPPKDIARERRDFSKGIVANKNDGKKDNNKRKNETKKCGLDKMQEAGKQNVAVQVKSQTEMRKTPVSEARKTPVTQTPSQASSSQFIPIHHPGAFPPLPSRPGFPPPTYVVPPPVAFSMSTGYTFPGGVSVPGTFLQPTAHSPAGNQVQGGKQSHIPYSQQRPSGPGPMTQGPQQTQPPSQQPLSSLPAQATAQSASQLQVQALAQQQQQQSPTKAVQGLGKSPPHHSGFQQYPQTDSSKQLWNPPQVQGSLGKIMSVKQPYYLQAQDPLKLFEQSLQPPVMQQQPLEKKMKPFPMEPYNQNPSDVKVADYYWDSSYSMTDNRVMSQQSNLDRRGKRQGVFRSEQDAVSRMTFEDPKSSPLLPPDLLKSLAALEEEEELIFSNPPDLYPALLGPLASLPGRSLFKSLLEKPSELMSQSSSFLSLSGFSLNQERYPNNSMFNEVYGKNMNTSTKTEVTPSVAHQETSLYSLFEGTPWSPSLPASSDHSTPASQSPHSSNPSSLPSSPPTHNHNSVPFSNFGPIGTPDNRERRVADRWKTDKPAMGGFGLDYLPTTSSSSESSWHQSSAPSGTWAVQGPPAMEDSSAVLMESLKSIWSSSMMHPGPSALEQLLMQQKQKQQRGQGAMNPPH; encoded by the exons ATGACAG ATTCAAAGCTGGGTCCAGCAGAAGTCTGGACATCCAGACAGGCTCTACAGGACTTGTATCAAAAAATGCTAGTAACTGATCTGGAATACGCTTTAGACAAAAAAGTGGAGCAGGACCT ttggaATCATGCCTTTAAAAATCAGATCACAACACTCCAGGGTCAGGCGAAAAACAGAGCCAATCCGAATCGGAGCGAAGTTCAGGCGAacctttctctgtttttagAGGCAGCTAGTGGCTTCTACACACAG TTACTACAGGAATTGTGCACAGTTTTTAACGTAGACCTGCCGTGCCGCGTGAAGTCTTCCCAGCTGGGGATCATTAGCAATAAACAGCCGCACACCAGCGCCATCGTGAAGCCgcagtccagctcctgctcctacatctgccagcactgccttgtCCACCTGGGAGATATTG CTCGCTATAGGAATCAGACCAGCCAGGCAGAGTCTTACTATAGACATGCAGCTCAGCTTGTCCCTTCTAATG GTCAGCCTTATAATCAGTTGGCTATCCTAGCTTCCTCCAAAGGAGACCACTTGACCACAATTTTCTACTACTGCAGAAGCATTGCTGTGAagtttcctttcccagctgcctccaCTAACCTACAAAAAGCACTTTCTAAAGCACTGGAAAG TCGTGATGAGGTGAAGACTCGATGGAGCGTGTCTGATTTCATCAAGGCATTTATTAAATTTCATGGCCATGTGTACCTGAGTAAGAGCTTGGAGAAGCTGAACCCTCTTCGAGAAAAGCTGGAAGAACAGTTCAAG AGGTTGCTGTTCCAGAAGGCCTTCAACTCTCAGCAGTTAGTCCATATTACTGTGATCAACCTGTTCCAACTGCACCACTTGCGAGACTTCAGCAACgaaacagagcagcacagctacagccaggatgagcagctctgctggacacagctcctggctctctTCA TGTCATTTCTTGGAGTTCTGTGCAAGTGTCCTTTACAAAATGACTACCAGGAGGACTCTGGGGCTGCATATCCTCTTCCAGCTGTGAAGGTTTCGATGGACTGGCTGAAACTTAGGCCCAGTGTTTTCCAGGAGGCAGTGGTTGATGAAAGACGGTA cATATGGCCCTGGCTGATCTCTCTTCTAAATAGTTTCCAGCCTCATGAAGAAGATCTATCCAGTAATAATG CAACCCCCCTTCCAGAAGAATTTGAGTTGCAAGGATTCCTGGCTCTGAGACCCTCGTTCAG GAACTTGGATTTTTCCAAAGGCCACCAGGCAATTACAGGGGATAAAGAAGGGCAGCAACGTCGGATACGGCAACAGCGCCTGATCTTCACAGGCAAATGGATTGCTGATAACCAGCCAAG GTTGATTCAGTGTGAAAATGAGGTAGGAAAGCTCCTGTTTGTGACAGAAATCCCGGAGCTCTTACTGGAGGACCCTAGTGAAGCCAAAGAGAGTCTCACCTTGCAGGAGACATCCATGGCAGAGCCACTGTGTGCTGATGGGAGCCCTGGACTCAAATCAGTGCTGTCCTCTGGCAGAAGCCTGAGCAACAGCTGCGATGCAGGAGAAAAGCCAATGGTCACTTTCAAAGAGAACATCAAGCCCCGGGAGATGAACAGAGAGCAAGGACGCATCTACCCCCCAAAGGACATAGCGAGGGAGAGACGGGACTTTAGCAAAGGCATAGTAGCAAATAAGAATGATGGGAAGAAGGAtaacaataaaagaaagaatgagaCCAAGAAATGTGGCTTGGATAAGATGCAGgaagcaggaaagcagaatGTGGCAGTTCAG GTGAAATCCCAGACAGAGATGAGGAAGACTCCGGTGTCTGAAGCCAGGAAAACACCTGTAACTCAGACTCCAAGTCAGGCCAGCAGTTCCCAGTTCATCCCTATTCATCACCCAGGagccttccctccccttcccagccGGCCAG gatttcctcCTCCAACCTATGTTGTCCCCCCTCCTGTGGCTTTCTCCATGAGCACGGGGTACACCTTCCCGGGTGGCGTTTCTGTCCCAGGAACCTTTCTCCAGCCCACAGCTCACTCGCCTGCAGGAAACCAGGTGCAAGGTGGGAAACAGTCCCACATTCCTTACAGCCAGCAACGGCCCTCTGGACCAGGGCCAATGACCCAGGGACCTCAGCAAACACAACCTCCTTCCCAGCAACCCCTCTCATCTTTACCAGCTCAGGCAACAGCACAGTCCGCAAGCCAGTTACAGGTCCAAGctctggcccagcagcagcagcaacagtcCCCCACGAAAGCTGTGCAGGGCCTGGGGAAGAGCCCACCACACCACTCCGGATTCCAGCAG TATCCACAGACAGACTCATCGAAGCAGCTCTGGAACCCCCCTCAAGTCCAAGGCTCCCTGGGGAAGATCATGTCTGTAAAGCAGCCCTATTACCTGCAGGCCCAGGACCCCCTCAAGCTCTTTGAACAGTCATTACAGCCTCCTGTGATGCAACAGCAacctttggagaaaaaaatgaagcctTTCCCAATGGAGCCATATAACCAGAACCCCTCAGATGTCAAGGTGGCGGATTATTACTGGGACTCTTCCTATAGCATGACGGACAACAGGGTGATGAGCCAGCAGTCGAACCTGGACCGCAGGGGGAAGCGGCAGGGAGTCTTCCGCTCCGAGCAGGACGCTGTCTCCAGGATGACCTTTGAG GACCCCAAGAGCTCCCCTCTGCTTCCTCCGGACCTGTTAAAGAGTCTGGCTGccttggaggaggaggaagagctgatTTTCTCTAACCCTCCTGATCTttacccagctctgctggggcctCTCGCCTCTCTTCCTGGACGAAGCCTCTTT AAGTCGCTGCTGGAAAAACCATCAGAATTGATGTCTCAGTCATCATCTTTCCTGTCCCTCAGTGGCTTTTCTCTAAATCAG gaaagatATCCAAACAACAGCATGTTCAATGAGGTATATGGAAAAAACATGAATACCAGCACAAAAACAGAAGTCACCCCTTCAGTTGCCCATCAGGAGACTTCACTCTATTCTCTCTTTGAAGGGACTCCATGGTCTCCATCCCTTCCAGCCAGCTCAG ATCATTCAACACCAGCCAGCCAGTCTCCTCACTCCTCCAACCCCAGCAGCTTGCCAAGCTCCCCTCCAACCCATAACCACAACTCTGTTCCTTTCTCCAACTTCGGGCCCATTGGGACTCCAGACAACAGAGAGAGGAGAGTCGCAGACCGCTGGAAAACAGATAAGCCAG CAATGGGAGGGTTTGGTCTGGACTATCTCCCAACAACATCATCCTCTTCGGAGAGCAGCTGGCACCAgtccagtgctcccagtggTACCTGGGCAGTCCAAGGCCCTCCTGCCATGGAGGACTCCTCAGCTGTGCTCATGGAGAGCCTAAAG TCCATCTGGTCCAGTTCCATGATGCACCCCGGCCCCTcggccctggagcagctgttgatgcagcagaagcagaagcagcagcgCGGACAAGGCGCCATGAATCCGCCGCATTGA